A single region of the Gasterosteus aculeatus chromosome 1, fGasAcu3.hap1.1, whole genome shotgun sequence genome encodes:
- the ssh2a gene encoding uncharacterized protein ssh2a isoform X3: MALVTVQRSPTPSTTSSPSVSESGSGEEDRRSHPRSISESFLTVKGAALFLPRGNGPAANCAPRTSQRRNKHTGDLQKHLQTMFTVLRPEDTIRLAVRLESAYPQVTRYMVVVSTNGRQDTEESVVLGVDFVSSDSCTVGLVLPLWSDTLIHLDGDGGFSVSTVNRVHVFKPVSVQAMWSALQSLHKASEVARCHNHYPGSLFLTWVSYYQSRVASNQVCVNEWNAMQDVESHRANSPVLFTDLPTEGERTERLIRMRLREIMMQKDLENVTCKEIRTELERQMVCNLRDFKEFIDNEMITILGQMDSPTEIFEHVYLGSEWNASNLDELQSSGVLYILNVTREIDNFFPGTFQYHNIRVYDEEATNLLEYWNETYKFITKAKKAGAKCLVHCKMGVSRSASTVIAYAMKEYGWDLDTAFDYVKDRRAVTKPNPAFMKQLEEYQGILLASKQRHNKLWRSHSDGELSDRPESTRKASSLGRSDSHNGNASSPSLHHFLGVAVLRALGAGDSEEVGSGPQRPLPLPRAATVVPEAGPDNSTSVSVAVPVALPHPAPSLHISPPTPELRRARRSPPSHLSIPAPKRTPLELCLNPPERSSSEESSALAPGSADSDTPDQSLSDVTGDGRSPPGPVSSPPRRPVLLLLAASNNNNNHDDNNNPGEARTGRGEADGSSSHSADSADSIDFFSAREKFLGLAQDGRPRTPSEQRTTASPEESEEAEVREEEEQGCGSTQSDRTHHDNGVSVRHIVTEIEAICHPTSGLPPASPPSLPPPPHGPEPIRPEHRPEAEAPEAPQGPLTPPPHPQCPSMLPSDWPAGSVRRATEQLEQKLKQEMEMAASQRSPLHSPSGEHPPQPRVTQGGVARGEAAAAPADPLPDLPRPPDSSGGRVSAAPPTTEPPDGRVMTSSPPVDTSAQRQTQMTLEGATVQESDADQRPEPGSRGACGAVCEAGRRLARGSQELEKIQQTLRELQAFLHEGTAGPPRGGRDTMDTESEPCEGRSSEQPAPGLEGGQRRRERREGKSFREPMGWRRATALEARIRQAGLTPPSLMKRSASLAKLDCLELSANDLSDLDLRTHARTPMASHSQDSFSPCASYPDDSWKKQKVLARGAPPQKTALSHGGGGEAAESSSSPSLRSSSPAGEREEPDGSGGGGAPARQQGRGHSSRRCRKGSGEKKQRAAVLYNTM; the protein is encoded by the exons gAGTCGGGCAGTGGCGAGGAGGACCGGCGCTCCCATCCCAGGAG cATCAGCGAGAGCTTCCTCACCGTGAAAGGCGCCGCCCTGTTCCTCCCCAGGGGGAACGGCCCCGCGGCCAACTGCGCGCCTCGCACCAGCCAACGCAGGAACAAGCACACAG GTGACCTCCAGAAACATCTTCAGACCATGTTCACGGTGCTGCGGCCAGAGGACACCATCCGACTG GCCGTGCGCCTGGAGAGCGCCTACCCTCAGGTAACCCGCTATATGGTGGTGGTCTCCACCAATGGGCGACAGGACACGGAGGAGAGCGTCGTGCTGGGCGTGGACTTCGTCTCCTCCGACAG CTGTACAGTCGGGCTGGTTCTACCTCTCTGGAGTGACACTTTGATCCACCTGGATGGAGACGG GGGTTTCAGTGTTTCCACGGTGAACAGGGTTCATGTGTTTAAGCCGGTTTCTGTCCAGGCCATGTG GTCGGCCCTGCAGTCGCTGCACAAAGCCAGCGAGGTTGCCCGCTGCCACAACCACTACCCGGGCTCCCTGTTCCTGACCTGGGTCAGCTACTACCAGAGCCGCGTCGCCTCCAACCAGGTCTGCGTCAACGAGTGGAACGCCATGCAGGACGTGGAGTCGCACCGCGCCAACTCCCCCGTCCTCTTCACTGACCT ACCCACGGAGGGAGAGCGCACGGAGCGGCTCATCAGGATGCGCCTGAGAGAGATCATGATGCAGAAGGACCTGGAGAACGTCACCTGTAAGGAG ATCCGAACGGAGCTGGAGAGGCAGATGGTTTGTAACCTGAGGGACTTCAAGGAGTTCATAGACAACGAGATGATCACCATCCTGGGACAGATGGACAGCCCCACTGAAATCTTTGAACACGTCTACCTG GGCTCTGAGTGGAACGCCTCTAATCTGGACGAGCTGCAGAGCAGCGG AGTGCTCTACATCCTGAACGTGACCAGGGAGATAGACAACTTCTTCCCGGGGACGTTTCAGTACCACAACATCCGCGTGTACGACGAGGAGGCCACCAACCTGCTGGAGTACTGGAACGAGACCTACAAGTTCATCACCAAAGCCAA GAAAGCCGGCGCCAAGTGTCTGGTCCACTGCAAGATGGGCGTGAGTCGCTCCGCCTCCACGGTCATCGCCTACGCCATGAAGGAGTACGGCTGGGACCTGGACACCGCCTTCGATTACGTCAAAGACAGGCGCGCCGTCACCAAGCCCAACCCCGCCTTCatgaagcagctggaggagtaTCAGGGAATTCTGCTGGCCAG CAAACAAAGGCACAATAAGCTCTGGCGCTCGCACTCCGACGGCGAGCTGTCGGACCGCCCGGAGTCGACTCGCAAAGCCTCGTCGCTGGGCCGCTCCGACTCCCACAACGGCaacgcctcctccccctccttgcACCACTTCCTGGGCGTGGCCGTGCTGCGGGCGCTGGGCGCCGGGGACTCGGAGGAGGTCGGATCCGGCCCCCAGCGgccgctccccctcccccgggcAGCCACCGTCGTCCCGGAGGCGGGGCCGGACAACTCGACCAGCGTGTCCGTCGCGGTGCCCGTCGCTTTGCCCCACCCTGCTCCGTCACTCCACatctcaccccccacccctgaACTGCGACGCGCTCGCCGCAGCCCCCCCTCGCACCTGTCGATTCCGGCGCCCAAACGCACGCCGCTGGAGCTTTGCCTCAATCCGCCCGAGCGGAGCAGCTCGGAGGAAAGCTCGGCTCTCGCGCCGGGCTCCGCCGACTCGGACACTCCGGACCAATCGTTATCGGACGTTACGGGTGACGGGCGGAGCCCCCCCGGGCCCGTGAGCAGCCCGCCCCGCCgcccggtcctcctcctcctcgccgccagcaacaacaacaacaaccacgacgacaacaacaaccccGGCGAGGCGAGGACGGGCCGCGGCGAGGCCGACGGGTCGTCCAGCCACAGCGCCGACAGCGCCGACAGCATCGACTTCTTCAGCGCCAGGGAGAAGTTCCTGGGCTTGGCCCAAGATGGCCGCCCGCGGACGCCTTCTGAGCAGAGGACGACGGCGTCCCCCGAGGAGAGCGAAGAGGCCGAggtcagggaggaagaggagcagggctGCGGGAGCACTCAG TCCGACCGAACTCACCATGACAACGGGGTATCGGTCCGCCATATTGTCACCGAGATCGAAGCCATATGCCACCCCACCTCCGGCcttcctcccgcctcccctccgtccctcccgccgcccccccacgGCCCCGAGCCCATCCGACCAGAGCACCGGCCGGAGGCAGAGGCCCCCGAAGCCCCGCAGGGCCCACTGACTCCGCCTCCCCACCCGCAGTGCCCCTCCATGCTGCCGAGCGATTGGCCGGCGGGCTCGGTGCGGCGGGCCACCGAGCAGCTGGAGCAGAAGCTGAAGCAGGAAATGGAGATGGCCGCGTCCCAGCGCTCCCCGCTGCACTCCCCCAGCGGCGAGCATCCTCCCCAGCCGCGGGTCACCCAGGGCGGGGTCGCGCGGGGAGAGGCCGCGGCCGCACCCGCCGACCCCCTCCCAGACCTGCCGCGCCCCCCCGACTCGAGCGGCGGCCGTGTCTCTGCGGCGCCACCGACCACTGAGCCACCAGATGGCCgcgtgatgacatcatcaccccCCGTAGATACCTCAGCCCAAAGACAAACCCAAATGACTCTGGAGGGGGCGACCGTGCAGGAGTCGGACGCGGACCAGAGGCCGGAGCCCGGCTCGCGGGGGGCCTGCGGCGCCGTCTGTGAGGCCGGGAGGCGGCTGGCTCGTGGCAGCCAAGAGCTGGAGAAGATTCAGCAGACACTGAGGGAGCTGCAGGCTTTCCTCCACGAGGGGACGGCGGGGCCgccccggggggggagggacaccATGGACACCGAGTCGGAACCTTGCGAAGGGCGGAGTTCTGAACAGCCCGCCCCGGGCCTGGAAGGAGGGCAGCGGCGCCGCGAGAGACGAGAGGGGAAGAGCTTCCGGGAGCCGATGGGGTGGCGCAGAGCCACGGCGCTGGAGGCCCGTATCCGCCAGGCgggcctcacccccccctcgctgATGAAGAGGTCGGCCTCCCTGGCTAAACTGGACTGTCTGGAGCTGTCGGCCAACGACCTCAGCGACCTCGACCTGCGGACGCACGCCAGGACGCCGATGGCGTCGCATTCCCAGGACTCTTTCTCGCCGTGCGCGTCGTACCCCGACGACTCCTGGAAGAAGCAGAAGGTGTTGGCTcgcggcgcccccccccaaaagacgGCGCTCTCccacggcggcgggggggaggccGCCGAGTCATCGTCGTCGCCCTCCCtgcgctcctcctcccctgcgggcgagagggaggagccggacgggagcggcggcggcggcgctccggCGCGTCAGCAGGGGCGGGGCCACTCGTCGAGGCGATGCCGCAAAGGCTCCGGCGAGAAAAAGCAGCGGGCCGCCGTGTTGTACAACACCATGTGA
- the ssh2a gene encoding uncharacterized protein ssh2a isoform X4, giving the protein MDLICDPCGHQGAASISESFLTVKGAALFLPRGNGPAANCAPRTSQRRNKHTGDLQKHLQTMFTVLRPEDTIRLAVRLESAYPQVTRYMVVVSTNGRQDTEESVVLGVDFVSSDSCTVGLVLPLWSDTLIHLDGDGGFSVSTVNRVHVFKPVSVQAMWSALQSLHKASEVARCHNHYPGSLFLTWVSYYQSRVASNQVCVNEWNAMQDVESHRANSPVLFTDLPTEGERTERLIRMRLREIMMQKDLENVTCKEIRTELERQMVCNLRDFKEFIDNEMITILGQMDSPTEIFEHVYLGSEWNASNLDELQSSGVLYILNVTREIDNFFPGTFQYHNIRVYDEEATNLLEYWNETYKFITKAKKAGAKCLVHCKMGVSRSASTVIAYAMKEYGWDLDTAFDYVKDRRAVTKPNPAFMKQLEEYQGILLASKQRHNKLWRSHSDGELSDRPESTRKASSLGRSDSHNGNASSPSLHHFLGVAVLRALGAGDSEEVGSGPQRPLPLPRAATVVPEAGPDNSTSVSVAVPVALPHPAPSLHISPPTPELRRARRSPPSHLSIPAPKRTPLELCLNPPERSSSEESSALAPGSADSDTPDQSLSDVTGDGRSPPGPVSSPPRRPVLLLLAASNNNNNHDDNNNPGEARTGRGEADGSSSHSADSADSIDFFSAREKFLGLAQDGRPRTPSEQRTTASPEESEEAEVREEEEQGCGSTQSDRTHHDNGVSVRHIVTEIEAICHPTSGLPPASPPSLPPPPHGPEPIRPEHRPEAEAPEAPQGPLTPPPHPQCPSMLPSDWPAGSVRRATEQLEQKLKQEMEMAASQRSPLHSPSGEHPPQPRVTQGGVARGEAAAAPADPLPDLPRPPDSSGGRVSAAPPTTEPPDGRVMTSSPPVDTSAQRQTQMTLEGATVQESDADQRPEPGSRGACGAVCEAGRRLARGSQELEKIQQTLRELQAFLHEGTAGPPRGGRDTMDTESEPCEGRSSEQPAPGLEGGQRRRERREGKSFREPMGWRRATALEARIRQAGLTPPSLMKRSASLAKLDCLELSANDLSDLDLRTHARTPMASHSQDSFSPCASYPDDSWKKQKVLARGAPPQKTALSHGGGGEAAESSSSPSLRSSSPAGEREEPDGSGGGGAPARQQGRGHSSRRCRKGSGEKKQRAAVLYNTM; this is encoded by the exons ATGGATCTTATCTGCGATCCGTGTGGACATCAAGGAGCAGCGAG cATCAGCGAGAGCTTCCTCACCGTGAAAGGCGCCGCCCTGTTCCTCCCCAGGGGGAACGGCCCCGCGGCCAACTGCGCGCCTCGCACCAGCCAACGCAGGAACAAGCACACAG GTGACCTCCAGAAACATCTTCAGACCATGTTCACGGTGCTGCGGCCAGAGGACACCATCCGACTG GCCGTGCGCCTGGAGAGCGCCTACCCTCAGGTAACCCGCTATATGGTGGTGGTCTCCACCAATGGGCGACAGGACACGGAGGAGAGCGTCGTGCTGGGCGTGGACTTCGTCTCCTCCGACAG CTGTACAGTCGGGCTGGTTCTACCTCTCTGGAGTGACACTTTGATCCACCTGGATGGAGACGG GGGTTTCAGTGTTTCCACGGTGAACAGGGTTCATGTGTTTAAGCCGGTTTCTGTCCAGGCCATGTG GTCGGCCCTGCAGTCGCTGCACAAAGCCAGCGAGGTTGCCCGCTGCCACAACCACTACCCGGGCTCCCTGTTCCTGACCTGGGTCAGCTACTACCAGAGCCGCGTCGCCTCCAACCAGGTCTGCGTCAACGAGTGGAACGCCATGCAGGACGTGGAGTCGCACCGCGCCAACTCCCCCGTCCTCTTCACTGACCT ACCCACGGAGGGAGAGCGCACGGAGCGGCTCATCAGGATGCGCCTGAGAGAGATCATGATGCAGAAGGACCTGGAGAACGTCACCTGTAAGGAG ATCCGAACGGAGCTGGAGAGGCAGATGGTTTGTAACCTGAGGGACTTCAAGGAGTTCATAGACAACGAGATGATCACCATCCTGGGACAGATGGACAGCCCCACTGAAATCTTTGAACACGTCTACCTG GGCTCTGAGTGGAACGCCTCTAATCTGGACGAGCTGCAGAGCAGCGG AGTGCTCTACATCCTGAACGTGACCAGGGAGATAGACAACTTCTTCCCGGGGACGTTTCAGTACCACAACATCCGCGTGTACGACGAGGAGGCCACCAACCTGCTGGAGTACTGGAACGAGACCTACAAGTTCATCACCAAAGCCAA GAAAGCCGGCGCCAAGTGTCTGGTCCACTGCAAGATGGGCGTGAGTCGCTCCGCCTCCACGGTCATCGCCTACGCCATGAAGGAGTACGGCTGGGACCTGGACACCGCCTTCGATTACGTCAAAGACAGGCGCGCCGTCACCAAGCCCAACCCCGCCTTCatgaagcagctggaggagtaTCAGGGAATTCTGCTGGCCAG CAAACAAAGGCACAATAAGCTCTGGCGCTCGCACTCCGACGGCGAGCTGTCGGACCGCCCGGAGTCGACTCGCAAAGCCTCGTCGCTGGGCCGCTCCGACTCCCACAACGGCaacgcctcctccccctccttgcACCACTTCCTGGGCGTGGCCGTGCTGCGGGCGCTGGGCGCCGGGGACTCGGAGGAGGTCGGATCCGGCCCCCAGCGgccgctccccctcccccgggcAGCCACCGTCGTCCCGGAGGCGGGGCCGGACAACTCGACCAGCGTGTCCGTCGCGGTGCCCGTCGCTTTGCCCCACCCTGCTCCGTCACTCCACatctcaccccccacccctgaACTGCGACGCGCTCGCCGCAGCCCCCCCTCGCACCTGTCGATTCCGGCGCCCAAACGCACGCCGCTGGAGCTTTGCCTCAATCCGCCCGAGCGGAGCAGCTCGGAGGAAAGCTCGGCTCTCGCGCCGGGCTCCGCCGACTCGGACACTCCGGACCAATCGTTATCGGACGTTACGGGTGACGGGCGGAGCCCCCCCGGGCCCGTGAGCAGCCCGCCCCGCCgcccggtcctcctcctcctcgccgccagcaacaacaacaacaaccacgacgacaacaacaaccccGGCGAGGCGAGGACGGGCCGCGGCGAGGCCGACGGGTCGTCCAGCCACAGCGCCGACAGCGCCGACAGCATCGACTTCTTCAGCGCCAGGGAGAAGTTCCTGGGCTTGGCCCAAGATGGCCGCCCGCGGACGCCTTCTGAGCAGAGGACGACGGCGTCCCCCGAGGAGAGCGAAGAGGCCGAggtcagggaggaagaggagcagggctGCGGGAGCACTCAG TCCGACCGAACTCACCATGACAACGGGGTATCGGTCCGCCATATTGTCACCGAGATCGAAGCCATATGCCACCCCACCTCCGGCcttcctcccgcctcccctccgtccctcccgccgcccccccacgGCCCCGAGCCCATCCGACCAGAGCACCGGCCGGAGGCAGAGGCCCCCGAAGCCCCGCAGGGCCCACTGACTCCGCCTCCCCACCCGCAGTGCCCCTCCATGCTGCCGAGCGATTGGCCGGCGGGCTCGGTGCGGCGGGCCACCGAGCAGCTGGAGCAGAAGCTGAAGCAGGAAATGGAGATGGCCGCGTCCCAGCGCTCCCCGCTGCACTCCCCCAGCGGCGAGCATCCTCCCCAGCCGCGGGTCACCCAGGGCGGGGTCGCGCGGGGAGAGGCCGCGGCCGCACCCGCCGACCCCCTCCCAGACCTGCCGCGCCCCCCCGACTCGAGCGGCGGCCGTGTCTCTGCGGCGCCACCGACCACTGAGCCACCAGATGGCCgcgtgatgacatcatcaccccCCGTAGATACCTCAGCCCAAAGACAAACCCAAATGACTCTGGAGGGGGCGACCGTGCAGGAGTCGGACGCGGACCAGAGGCCGGAGCCCGGCTCGCGGGGGGCCTGCGGCGCCGTCTGTGAGGCCGGGAGGCGGCTGGCTCGTGGCAGCCAAGAGCTGGAGAAGATTCAGCAGACACTGAGGGAGCTGCAGGCTTTCCTCCACGAGGGGACGGCGGGGCCgccccggggggggagggacaccATGGACACCGAGTCGGAACCTTGCGAAGGGCGGAGTTCTGAACAGCCCGCCCCGGGCCTGGAAGGAGGGCAGCGGCGCCGCGAGAGACGAGAGGGGAAGAGCTTCCGGGAGCCGATGGGGTGGCGCAGAGCCACGGCGCTGGAGGCCCGTATCCGCCAGGCgggcctcacccccccctcgctgATGAAGAGGTCGGCCTCCCTGGCTAAACTGGACTGTCTGGAGCTGTCGGCCAACGACCTCAGCGACCTCGACCTGCGGACGCACGCCAGGACGCCGATGGCGTCGCATTCCCAGGACTCTTTCTCGCCGTGCGCGTCGTACCCCGACGACTCCTGGAAGAAGCAGAAGGTGTTGGCTcgcggcgcccccccccaaaagacgGCGCTCTCccacggcggcgggggggaggccGCCGAGTCATCGTCGTCGCCCTCCCtgcgctcctcctcccctgcgggcgagagggaggagccggacgggagcggcggcggcggcgctccggCGCGTCAGCAGGGGCGGGGCCACTCGTCGAGGCGATGCCGCAAAGGCTCCGGCGAGAAAAAGCAGCGGGCCGCCGTGTTGTACAACACCATGTGA
- the ssh2a gene encoding uncharacterized protein ssh2a isoform X1, protein MGSRDGLRFACQFDVRRSVKSISESFLTVKGAALFLPRGNGPAANCAPRTSQRRNKHTGDLQKHLQTMFTVLRPEDTIRLAVRLESAYPQVTRYMVVVSTNGRQDTEESVVLGVDFVSSDSCTVGLVLPLWSDTLIHLDGDGGFSVSTVNRVHVFKPVSVQAMWSALQSLHKASEVARCHNHYPGSLFLTWVSYYQSRVASNQVCVNEWNAMQDVESHRANSPVLFTDLPTEGERTERLIRMRLREIMMQKDLENVTCKEIRTELERQMVCNLRDFKEFIDNEMITILGQMDSPTEIFEHVYLGSEWNASNLDELQSSGVLYILNVTREIDNFFPGTFQYHNIRVYDEEATNLLEYWNETYKFITKAKKAGAKCLVHCKMGVSRSASTVIAYAMKEYGWDLDTAFDYVKDRRAVTKPNPAFMKQLEEYQGILLASKQRHNKLWRSHSDGELSDRPESTRKASSLGRSDSHNGNASSPSLHHFLGVAVLRALGAGDSEEVGSGPQRPLPLPRAATVVPEAGPDNSTSVSVAVPVALPHPAPSLHISPPTPELRRARRSPPSHLSIPAPKRTPLELCLNPPERSSSEESSALAPGSADSDTPDQSLSDVTGDGRSPPGPVSSPPRRPVLLLLAASNNNNNHDDNNNPGEARTGRGEADGSSSHSADSADSIDFFSAREKFLGLAQDGRPRTPSEQRTTASPEESEEAEVREEEEQGCGSTQSDRTHHDNGVSVRHIVTEIEAICHPTSGLPPASPPSLPPPPHGPEPIRPEHRPEAEAPEAPQGPLTPPPHPQCPSMLPSDWPAGSVRRATEQLEQKLKQEMEMAASQRSPLHSPSGEHPPQPRVTQGGVARGEAAAAPADPLPDLPRPPDSSGGRVSAAPPTTEPPDGRVMTSSPPVDTSAQRQTQMTLEGATVQESDADQRPEPGSRGACGAVCEAGRRLARGSQELEKIQQTLRELQAFLHEGTAGPPRGGRDTMDTESEPCEGRSSEQPAPGLEGGQRRRERREGKSFREPMGWRRATALEARIRQAGLTPPSLMKRSASLAKLDCLELSANDLSDLDLRTHARTPMASHSQDSFSPCASYPDDSWKKQKVLARGAPPQKTALSHGGGGEAAESSSSPSLRSSSPAGEREEPDGSGGGGAPARQQGRGHSSRRCRKGSGEKKQRAAVLYNTM, encoded by the exons ATGGGAAGCCGAGATGGACTAAGGTTTGCGTGTCAGTTTGATGTTCGACGTAGCGTTaaaag cATCAGCGAGAGCTTCCTCACCGTGAAAGGCGCCGCCCTGTTCCTCCCCAGGGGGAACGGCCCCGCGGCCAACTGCGCGCCTCGCACCAGCCAACGCAGGAACAAGCACACAG GTGACCTCCAGAAACATCTTCAGACCATGTTCACGGTGCTGCGGCCAGAGGACACCATCCGACTG GCCGTGCGCCTGGAGAGCGCCTACCCTCAGGTAACCCGCTATATGGTGGTGGTCTCCACCAATGGGCGACAGGACACGGAGGAGAGCGTCGTGCTGGGCGTGGACTTCGTCTCCTCCGACAG CTGTACAGTCGGGCTGGTTCTACCTCTCTGGAGTGACACTTTGATCCACCTGGATGGAGACGG GGGTTTCAGTGTTTCCACGGTGAACAGGGTTCATGTGTTTAAGCCGGTTTCTGTCCAGGCCATGTG GTCGGCCCTGCAGTCGCTGCACAAAGCCAGCGAGGTTGCCCGCTGCCACAACCACTACCCGGGCTCCCTGTTCCTGACCTGGGTCAGCTACTACCAGAGCCGCGTCGCCTCCAACCAGGTCTGCGTCAACGAGTGGAACGCCATGCAGGACGTGGAGTCGCACCGCGCCAACTCCCCCGTCCTCTTCACTGACCT ACCCACGGAGGGAGAGCGCACGGAGCGGCTCATCAGGATGCGCCTGAGAGAGATCATGATGCAGAAGGACCTGGAGAACGTCACCTGTAAGGAG ATCCGAACGGAGCTGGAGAGGCAGATGGTTTGTAACCTGAGGGACTTCAAGGAGTTCATAGACAACGAGATGATCACCATCCTGGGACAGATGGACAGCCCCACTGAAATCTTTGAACACGTCTACCTG GGCTCTGAGTGGAACGCCTCTAATCTGGACGAGCTGCAGAGCAGCGG AGTGCTCTACATCCTGAACGTGACCAGGGAGATAGACAACTTCTTCCCGGGGACGTTTCAGTACCACAACATCCGCGTGTACGACGAGGAGGCCACCAACCTGCTGGAGTACTGGAACGAGACCTACAAGTTCATCACCAAAGCCAA GAAAGCCGGCGCCAAGTGTCTGGTCCACTGCAAGATGGGCGTGAGTCGCTCCGCCTCCACGGTCATCGCCTACGCCATGAAGGAGTACGGCTGGGACCTGGACACCGCCTTCGATTACGTCAAAGACAGGCGCGCCGTCACCAAGCCCAACCCCGCCTTCatgaagcagctggaggagtaTCAGGGAATTCTGCTGGCCAG CAAACAAAGGCACAATAAGCTCTGGCGCTCGCACTCCGACGGCGAGCTGTCGGACCGCCCGGAGTCGACTCGCAAAGCCTCGTCGCTGGGCCGCTCCGACTCCCACAACGGCaacgcctcctccccctccttgcACCACTTCCTGGGCGTGGCCGTGCTGCGGGCGCTGGGCGCCGGGGACTCGGAGGAGGTCGGATCCGGCCCCCAGCGgccgctccccctcccccgggcAGCCACCGTCGTCCCGGAGGCGGGGCCGGACAACTCGACCAGCGTGTCCGTCGCGGTGCCCGTCGCTTTGCCCCACCCTGCTCCGTCACTCCACatctcaccccccacccctgaACTGCGACGCGCTCGCCGCAGCCCCCCCTCGCACCTGTCGATTCCGGCGCCCAAACGCACGCCGCTGGAGCTTTGCCTCAATCCGCCCGAGCGGAGCAGCTCGGAGGAAAGCTCGGCTCTCGCGCCGGGCTCCGCCGACTCGGACACTCCGGACCAATCGTTATCGGACGTTACGGGTGACGGGCGGAGCCCCCCCGGGCCCGTGAGCAGCCCGCCCCGCCgcccggtcctcctcctcctcgccgccagcaacaacaacaacaaccacgacgacaacaacaaccccGGCGAGGCGAGGACGGGCCGCGGCGAGGCCGACGGGTCGTCCAGCCACAGCGCCGACAGCGCCGACAGCATCGACTTCTTCAGCGCCAGGGAGAAGTTCCTGGGCTTGGCCCAAGATGGCCGCCCGCGGACGCCTTCTGAGCAGAGGACGACGGCGTCCCCCGAGGAGAGCGAAGAGGCCGAggtcagggaggaagaggagcagggctGCGGGAGCACTCAG TCCGACCGAACTCACCATGACAACGGGGTATCGGTCCGCCATATTGTCACCGAGATCGAAGCCATATGCCACCCCACCTCCGGCcttcctcccgcctcccctccgtccctcccgccgcccccccacgGCCCCGAGCCCATCCGACCAGAGCACCGGCCGGAGGCAGAGGCCCCCGAAGCCCCGCAGGGCCCACTGACTCCGCCTCCCCACCCGCAGTGCCCCTCCATGCTGCCGAGCGATTGGCCGGCGGGCTCGGTGCGGCGGGCCACCGAGCAGCTGGAGCAGAAGCTGAAGCAGGAAATGGAGATGGCCGCGTCCCAGCGCTCCCCGCTGCACTCCCCCAGCGGCGAGCATCCTCCCCAGCCGCGGGTCACCCAGGGCGGGGTCGCGCGGGGAGAGGCCGCGGCCGCACCCGCCGACCCCCTCCCAGACCTGCCGCGCCCCCCCGACTCGAGCGGCGGCCGTGTCTCTGCGGCGCCACCGACCACTGAGCCACCAGATGGCCgcgtgatgacatcatcaccccCCGTAGATACCTCAGCCCAAAGACAAACCCAAATGACTCTGGAGGGGGCGACCGTGCAGGAGTCGGACGCGGACCAGAGGCCGGAGCCCGGCTCGCGGGGGGCCTGCGGCGCCGTCTGTGAGGCCGGGAGGCGGCTGGCTCGTGGCAGCCAAGAGCTGGAGAAGATTCAGCAGACACTGAGGGAGCTGCAGGCTTTCCTCCACGAGGGGACGGCGGGGCCgccccggggggggagggacaccATGGACACCGAGTCGGAACCTTGCGAAGGGCGGAGTTCTGAACAGCCCGCCCCGGGCCTGGAAGGAGGGCAGCGGCGCCGCGAGAGACGAGAGGGGAAGAGCTTCCGGGAGCCGATGGGGTGGCGCAGAGCCACGGCGCTGGAGGCCCGTATCCGCCAGGCgggcctcacccccccctcgctgATGAAGAGGTCGGCCTCCCTGGCTAAACTGGACTGTCTGGAGCTGTCGGCCAACGACCTCAGCGACCTCGACCTGCGGACGCACGCCAGGACGCCGATGGCGTCGCATTCCCAGGACTCTTTCTCGCCGTGCGCGTCGTACCCCGACGACTCCTGGAAGAAGCAGAAGGTGTTGGCTcgcggcgcccccccccaaaagacgGCGCTCTCccacggcggcgggggggaggccGCCGAGTCATCGTCGTCGCCCTCCCtgcgctcctcctcccctgcgggcgagagggaggagccggacgggagcggcggcggcggcgctccggCGCGTCAGCAGGGGCGGGGCCACTCGTCGAGGCGATGCCGCAAAGGCTCCGGCGAGAAAAAGCAGCGGGCCGCCGTGTTGTACAACACCATGTGA